Proteins from one Bacteroidales bacterium genomic window:
- a CDS encoding HupE/UreJ family protein: MFRLYLELGIEHIADLQGYDHILFVAMLCAVYTFTQWKKVLIMVTAFTIGHSVTLALATLNILKVSSAWIEFLIPVTIFITAAGNIISGGQDRTSAMIKYSLALFFGLIHGLGFSSYLRSLLGTEKSIVVPLLGFNIGVEIGQILIVLCVLLITALMTRVLRMKQRDWILVLSGAGAGISLIMLLERWP, encoded by the coding sequence ATGTTTAGACTTTACCTGGAATTAGGAATCGAGCATATAGCCGACCTGCAGGGCTATGACCACATTCTGTTTGTTGCCATGTTGTGCGCCGTATATACTTTTACCCAATGGAAGAAGGTGTTGATCATGGTTACCGCATTCACCATCGGACATTCCGTTACCCTGGCGCTGGCCACATTGAATATACTGAAAGTTTCATCGGCATGGATCGAATTCCTGATCCCCGTGACTATATTTATCACAGCTGCCGGGAATATTATCTCCGGTGGACAGGACAGAACCTCCGCCATGATCAAATACAGCCTGGCCTTGTTTTTCGGGTTGATCCACGGATTGGGTTTTTCTTCTTATCTGCGCAGCCTGCTGGGAACGGAGAAATCCATTGTGGTTCCCTTACTTGGGTTCAATATCGGTGTGGAAATAGGGCAGATACTGATCGTTTTATGTGTTCTGCTGATTACAGCTTTGATGACCCGTGTACTAAGGATGAAGCAACGCGACTGGATACTGGTATTGTCAGGTGCCGGCGCCGGTATATCATTGATTATGTTGCTGGAGAGGTGGCCGTAA